A stretch of DNA from Desulfovibrio gilichinskyi:
GTACACATTTCCGTCAGGAGTCATCAAATCCGGTGGAGTTATGTTGAGAACATCTTCATTTACAAAGACAGCTCCGAAGCTTTCGGCCTGCTGTTTTCCTGTTTTCAGAATCTGTTCACCGGAAATTTCAAGTGTACAGCAGAAGTTTTCAATATGTGCCCACCAGAGGCTGCTTTTGTCGTTTTTACCTAAAACAAGAACATTAAGTCCTTTTCGCGCAGAATGAATTGCTGCCTGCAGGCCCGCCGGTCCGGTTCCTAATATGACGATATCTTGAATCGCTTCGCTCATGTCATTTACCCATTTTAATTGGTTAACTTTTTCTTAACAAATCTATTACGTAAAAATAAGTATCAAACACCAAAAGGCAATAATCGGTTTTCATTTATTAAAAAAATACTGCTTACTAATTTTTTAACCGGCACATTATTGGAAAAAAGAGTTTTTCCACCCTTGTAGTTTTAGGAAGCTGAGAAAAAAGTGTTTCAACAATTCCCCGTTCTACCATTTGTTTTTTTGACCATTCAAAATTAAGTCCATATGCCCAGCTCAAAAGTAATAGTCTGAAATCGTTTAAACATCTCATTTCGCCGTATGAGACTTGCTTACCTTTTTCAAGAGAGGATAAAACAGATTCAGTCAGCTGCCCCGGAATTTCTTTTAAATCCATAAGAGGAACAGAGCTTGAAGGTTTTACATTTTTCATATGGGCAAGAAGGATTCCCATAATATCTATTTTGTCAGAGTCACGAATTATTTCTGTTGTTATTCTAAGTTGTTCCGGTAAGCGTGCGGGAAGTTCATTTCGGTTATGCAGAGCAATAGATCCCAGTATGATACGAAGTTGAGATTTAGGCAAATTGGCTAGTAATTGTTTGCGCAGGATATGTTTCACACCCAATAGCGCATGATTGCAGGAATTCGCATCATTAAAAGTTTTGTATTTCAGATATTGTGGAAATCTTCCTGTATCATGAAAAAGAGCTGCAATATTAGCGGTTAAAGTTAAATTTTTGTCCAAATTTAAAGATTGACAAATTCCTTGGCAATTTTCGAGTACCCGCAAAGAATGTTCATATTTTAAGGTGTAGGCCTGCAGTTCATTTTTATCAGCATTTTCAATATAAGTAGTACTGAAATCAGTGAATATTTTTTTGAAAGTTTTCATAATCTGAGGAGCTAGAGTAATCTTTTCTTCTTAAATTTGTAATCCAGTTCTGAAATTTCACCTGATGCCAGTTCCGCTTCAAGGTCCTTTAGTGCTTTTTCACGCATCTCCGCGGCTTCTCTATCAAGTTCTTTATCTCTGAATATTCCTTTGGGGCCGAATAAAACTCTTAAGAAGAGACATATAGACCCTAAAATTAATCCGACAAAAGCCAGTTTTAAAAGTGATGCATTTAAATTGCCGTAGCCGGGGCCGAACGGCCAATGGTCCCATTGAGGGCCTGTGCCGAACAGCTCGGTTACAGAAGAAGGTATGGATAAAATAGTTTTGATCATGCTGAGTTCCTGTTAAGTTTTGCTGTGTAAGTACCTTTCATTTTGACTATCTGCAAGATTATTAAATCCTAATTTGAGATAGTAAATATTGCGTGTTGCTATAAAATTTGATTATATGATGTTGCAAAAATTTTTGTTTATATCGTAACTTGAGTAATGGAGTTCCAATGTTAAAAATATTGGTAGTAGAAGATGAACTTGCAAGTAGGAAATTCATCACACATATGATGGAAGCCTATGGACATTGCGATATTGCCGTTGATGGAATTAAGGGCGTGATAATGTTTGAAGAGTCCATGCTTAACGGCGAAAAATATGATTTGATTTGCATGGATATTATGATGCCGGAAATGGACGGGCAGGAAGCTCTGAAAAAAATGCGTGAGATAGAAAAGAAGCATTCAATCCTTCCCAAAGATGAGGCTAAGGTCATAATGACAACCGCTTTATCTGATCCGAAGACAGTGCTGGAGGCTTATTATAAGGGAGGGGCTACTTACTACCTTGTGAAACCTATTTCAACTGACAAGATTAAAAATATTATGGCTGATATTCTTGACTCAAAGTGATTAAGTGAATAGGCCTTAACTGTGCTGGACAGATGTGAATTGTGTATTAATATCTAATCTGCGGCGTTTGTCGCAGATTTTTTTAATTTAAATACTATGGGGTCTTAGATGAAACTACTCGGATACATGGTTCTGCCGCTAATAACAATTTGTCTACTTGTTGCTATGACCGGTGATGCAAATGCAAAGAGATTCGGTGGTGGTAGCTCTTTCGGCAGTAAACCATCTTTTTCTCGTTCCTTTAGTAAACCGACTACCTCTTCGTTTTCAAATTCAAAGCAAAGTTCCGCTGCCGGTGCTCCGAGCCAGCAGGGCGGCTTTGCTCGTCCTGGAATGGGCCTTATGGGCGGATTGCTTGCAGGAACCTTTCTCGGATCTATGTTAGGTGGCGGAATGGGCGGAGGCGGCGGTATTTTTAATATTTTAATTATCGGCGCGTTGATTTATTTTGGATTCAAATTTTTGAAGTCGCGTAGTGGAGGTTCAAGCTCTGTCTTCGGCCAGACCAGCTCCAATCAGCAACAGACTCCTCCAAATCAACCATACAACGTTGATCCGTTTGCGCGTAGAGAGCAGAACTCGAAAAGTGCATGGGATCATCTCTCCTCAAAACCTGCTTCTGCGCCGCGTGTAGAGCCTGTAAGCCATGACCAAGTCAGCCCGGAAATTGGAGTGCCTGCCGGTTTTGATACTGAAGATTTTCTTGAAGGTGCAAAAGCTATGTACACCAGACTTCAAAAATCTTGGGATGCCCGTGATCTTGCTGATATTGAATACTTTGCCACTAAAGGCGTTGTTGATGAAATAAAACGGCAGGCGGCTGAAGATCCTGCCCCTTCAAAAACTGATATTATGTTGATTAATGCCAGGCTGCTTGAAGTGAAAGACGAAGGTTCAAGTACTTCGGCAACAGTATATTATGACGTGCTTCTCAGGGAAGATGCGAATCAGTCACAACCTGCTCAGGTGCGTGAAGTTTGGACTTTTACTAAAGAAAACACAAACTCTGCAATGTGGAAGCTTGATGGATTGCAGCAGCTTGAAGATTAAGAACTGACTTGTTTAATAATCAGGGCATTGCCTAACGGCAATGCCCTTTTTTTTGATTCATGCTGCAGCTTTCATTGAAAAAATAAATTATGTAATTTATAAAATTGAAATTACTTTAATTTAAATGGGAGCGTTTCATGGCGAATAAAATTAAGGAGACTATTAATAGTGAACTGGAAAGGCTTGTAGGCCGGTTTATGAGAAATACTGATTTGGAGATTGCTACGCTTGTTGCAGCTTTTAAGAAGTCAGATTTTTTAGCCATTAATAGGATTGGTCATAACATTAAAGGTACTGCGCTTAATTACGGATTCAAACATCTTGCTGAGATTGGCAGAAGTATTGAAAAAGCTGGAGCAGATGAAGACGTAGAAAATATTGAGCGGTTGCTTTTATGCCTTAAAGACTACGTTGTATGCGTTGAGATTGAATTTGAAGAAGATTAAATTTTATTACCACAAAAAACGATCCAATTCCAATTTGAATGTTTTAGGATGAATGCATTCAATTATTTCCAAGCTTGAGTCTGTATTCCCGGCGTCCTCCTGTAGCAGATTAATATATTCAGGGAGAATTGCTCTAAGTCTACTGTCGAATACTATTTTAATTTCTGGTAAAAGAGGGGCTGATGGAGTGTTTTTCATAACAACTCCGTAACGTCCGTCAGATAATTTGACAAAGCACCCCGTAGGATAAATCCCAATACATTTGATAAAACTTTCTAGGTAGGGCGTATGGAAAGATGAGTCTTTCATGGAGTATAGGTGTTTTATTGCCATGTTTGGAGTCATAGCTTCTCTGTACGGACGGCTTGAAGTCATCGCATCATATGAATCGCAGATAGAAATAATCCGTGCAAATTTTGGTATTTTATTTCCGGCTGATCCTTCAGGATATCCTGAGCAATCTTCACGCTCATGATGAGAGTAGATTGTCTCTATTATATTCTGAGGAATATTATCTTGTGTATTTAAGTATTCGCAGGCGAGTGCCGGATGTTGTTTAATAATTGAAAACTCTTTCTGTATAAGCTTCCCATGTTTTTTTAAAATGTTATCTGGAATCCATATTTCACCGATATTCATCAGTAAGGCGGAAACAATCAGGTCTTTCAGTGATTCCGTCGAGTGTCCTAGAAATCTACCAAGGACAGCACTTAAGATTGCTGTGTTCAGGCTGTGTGCAAATATATATTGGTCACTTTGAAGTAGAATTGTTAAACTTGCTGCGGCGTTGCTGTTACGTTCAATTGAGTCAAGCAAAGGAGTAACCTTTTTTTTGTACTCGTCTATATCAATATCTCTTCTTTCTTCAACTGTTTTGAATATATTTTGAACTAGTTTTATAATCTGTGCATACGTTTCGCGTGCGAAGAGTATTTCGTCGGAATAGGGAGTTTGTTGAATAGATTCACGGATAGAGCTTTTGTAAGAGTCAATAAGCACTTCTTTAATGTCACAACGTAGAAGTGTTAGAATTACATCTTTAGTAGTTACATAGGTGTTGGCAATTTTGGATGGAAGGGGCGGGTAGTTGTTTGCAGAGCAAACAATATACATCCCTTTTTGAATATTTTCAGTTTGAATCTTTTCTAACATTTCATTAATAATTTTTTAGTATTTAAATAATCAATTCAAAGTGCGTTATGTGACTAATAAATACAATAAGTAGAGTGGGTGTCGTATATGAATTACAACATTTTGATAAGCTCGACAGATATGATAAGGCAAGAGAAAAGTGCGTTTTGCCACATTGTGTGGCTGTGGGAATACTCCCCATGTTCACGCACCTAATTTTTTGTCGCGACTCAATTCGCGTATATTTTTAATATTAAATTCTATTTTTTCTCACCCTCCTTTAAGGTTTTAATTCCCTTCTGATTATTAAGTAATCATCAATTACCAATTGTCCACCAATTCAGGAAAATTTTCAGTTGTCATTTGAATAAACAATTGTTGTTCAGTTGTACATTAATTGATCAAAACGTGTTGACGTCTATTATATAGTAGTTTATCGTATGTTCAAATTAGAAATAAACAACAAGTGTGCAGGTGTCATGTCTAGTCAAAATTTAAGTCTTAGGGAAGTCAGCAGGAGACTTGGAATCCCTCCTTCTACTATTGTATATTATAAAGATAAGTATTCTAAGTTTATACCCTCAACAGGCAATGGTTCTCGTCGGCAAAAGTATTCTGTAAATGTTTTAGAAATTTTTAGGAGGATACGCGAAATGTATGGAATGAATTGGTCAACTGAACAAATTGAAAATGAATTATCTATCAAATTTGGTATGTTAATAAACCATATCAAAAATGAACAACAAGTGATCAGTGATGCAGGACTTAATGCCGGTAGTGATATGCAAACTGTTATTCAGGGGCTTGCTTCCGTTATAGAAAAAGTTTCAGACCTTCTTTCCAGTCAGGTATTGTTTCAGTCAGAGATCCGAGACCTGCGAGACGAAGTTGCCAGTCTACGGAGTGAGAAGCATAAGCTTGAAGCGCAGGTTAATGAACGCGTTCTTGATCTTGCTATGGAAATTGGTCAGCTTAAACGTGACAGAGTCGAACTCTTTAGGCTGTTGCGAAAGGGTGGTGTTTCTTCAGGTCCTGATGAATCTTCATTTCCTTCTACTGCCTATCTTGAGCGTCCGCTGGTTATTAGAAATTCAGAAGGTGAATATTTAGGTGTTGCCGGAAAAGGGCGGAAGCATTTTTCTTTAGAAGATTTTGTCAAGCTTCTCGAGAACAGTGTAAATTCCCATCGCAGTGTAGACTTGAAGTGGGAAAAGAAAGATTCAAGCTGGGTTTTAGTTATTACTGCTCATGAAGATGTATCGGGTGATGAAAAGTCTATTGTTTTGGTAACTGAAGAGAATGTAACTCCAAACAATAATACCGTTGTTCGTATTGTAACTATGAATATCAATGATAAAAACGTTCCTGATGCACTTTTATTCAGTCTTTTTAAGCAGATAAGAGATAGTTTTGTTCGGTAGGAATATGTTTGAAAAATCTAGAAAAAGTCTTGATATTCACGGTGAATAAAGATACTAAAATAATAAGTATAATGTGAGTATCAGGAGGACTAAATGCCGCAAGTCGCTGCGAGAATTACACATGACCATGAACAATGGCTTAAGAATTACTTCAAAACCAAAAGTGCCGGTGCTGAATTTATTCTCCCATGGGCTGTTGATATGTTTTTTAAATCTATGCGGGAGACAGCTACGGAACTTAATGTTGCGGAGCTTAAAACTGTTTTAGAAGCATATAGTGGTGTAAAAATTTTGCCCAATCAATGCAAAGGTGCTTATCTTTTTTTGCGGATTGAGGAAGCATGTGAGATTGATAGTGTGCATGTGACGCATGGAGTCAGTAAGGCTAATCTTGAAGCTAAGTTGAGAAGATTGTCAGATGTGCAGTGCACTGCTCTTATGATTTGGGCCACTGCTTATTGGGTCAGTAAAGTTTGGAACGGTGTCAGTTTTGAGGAATATATTAAACTAACCTGTAATTAATCTGAGCTTTAGTTAATTTATAGTAATCTTATAAATCAGCTAGTTAGTTCGTCCTGAATTTTGCACTGAATATTTCATTTTATATCGAATGCGATAAGCCCACGCTTTCCTAAGTCTTTCAAGAACGAAGCTGTCGCAACTTCTGCTTCGCGCGGGAGGACAGTATATTTTTCAGCAAAAGCCGCTGATATTTTTTTTACGCTGTTTTTACCGTCGATCATATCCCATACCATTGTACCCATGTCATCCAGCTCAAGCCTTTTCATTGGGGAACGGCCTTCTTTCCATAAGCCGTACTTTTTCGCGATACCGGAAAAAATAGGTTTCAGCCGTAAGGGATATGCAAGAATAACCTTATTGTGGTCTGTTCTAGTCTCTTCAATATCGAGATTTTTGACAGGTTTGCAGGCCAAAGCTTCACCTCTGGTCATCTCTGGAATAATTCTTTTCTTTTTTCTACCGAACAATTGAGTAATTCTCGAAAATGTTTTGCATTCTACTTTCAGGGATGCTTGTGCGAGAGTTTATAAGTACCGCTTGAATACGATTAGCTTCTTTTGTGTACCTTGCTTCGATTCGCCCGAACGGGCGGTGTTTAGAACTTAATTTGGACATGGTTATTTTGGCAGTAGAAGGTTTTTTCTCTTGTCCGAACATGCATGTGGCTCCTTCGCCGAATTCAAGTTCTGCAATGCGAAGGTTCAGTTTTGCAATTTCATTTTTAAAAAATTCTTTTGAAAAATTACCAAGAGAGCGATCTTTTAAAATAGTATCTGCCGGGCTGATTCTGTATAGAGAAATGGATTCAGTGTCATCACATAAGCATATTTTGAATCGTCCAGGTTTGAATTCAAACGAATCAAGCTTGTAAGATGCCGGAAGAGTTGCTTCCATGTCATATATGCGCCAAGGCGTGAATTCTTCGGTATTATAAAACTTAATACTGTTGAATATTGAAATAGCCGCATCTTCTAATTCGTCTCCAGCTTTGCCGATGAATTGAATCAACATAACTTTAGCTGATTTCTGACAATAGAACATCACCCCGCGTCCTGTGGAAAGGTCTGACTGCCAATAGAAAGCGGTTGAATTGAATCTCTCTAATGGTTTTTTCCAAGACGAAGGTAAAACTGAGGATTCAATTTTAATTCCGGAAGATGTTTCTATTTTTTTTGCTAATTGTCTAAAATAATTCTGTTCTTTATATGATTTTCCTGAATCATACCATCTGATTTCAATGCAGGGATGTTCGCCGTTATCGAGCTGTATAAATTTTTTATCTATACCGCTAACTTCAAATTTAGACGATATTTCAAAGCTTATACCGTCCCATGCAATATTTTTCTTAACCATTAAATTTTCCTTTTGAGAATAGAAAGGCGTATGGAATCAATCTATATCATTTAATTTACTAAATATTTATTATTTTCTATGTATTCAAGTCTTGTGACTCGGGGAAGACAAAACATCATAGCTTTAACTTTTCGTCAATAGGCCATTTTACCCAGTGATTTTAGAATTAAGGTACATCCCATTGCAAACATACCTGTTAATCCCATGCCGCATGAAAAACCTGCCAGCAACACCGGCGCATATTGTCTCCACATGGTTCCATACTTCTTTTGAAAGAAGTACCGCCCGATAAGAGCACCGATTACTTCCAGAATGAATGCGTGCGGAGTGCTTTGTCCAAGTCCTCGAACAACTCCGTAAATAAGCATGATCGGAAGTCCTAGAATATTTAAAATACCGTAAAGAACTAAACCAAGTCCAATCCCGGAGAAGATAACTGTTCCGCTTAAAGCTTGGAAGAATAGCGAGTTTCCGTCAAGTGTTGACGTTTGCATCAGCAGAGTGTTTAAAGCTTGCAGATGCCATAATTCCTGGGCGTAAGGATAGTTGGATGAAGGAATAGGAGCTAACTGCCATATAAATTGTGAAAACAATAGGCTGGCAATCATAACCACAGGGAATACAACAAGCTCTGCTTTAATGATTCCGCGGATTGATGTTCCTGTCAGTTCAATTTCGCGGAAATGAACAGTTGCCTCTCCATAGTTATGGATAGGTATAGGAGCATACCATATTTCAATTCCTTGATATCCGAAAAACTTTGCACCGGCAATGAAGCTTGCCTCTCGAACCAGCGGCAGACTGACAAACTGTCCTGCTATACCTTCCATTCTAGCTGAAATATACGAAATTATCGGTGTATAAATGAACCCGTACAGCAAGAAAAATATCCACGGAAAATTAGGAACAAGAAACAAGCACATGCCGACATAAGCAAGTGTTGAAAATAAATAAATTGCAATTGAAAACCAGAAATTGATGTCACCTCTACCTTCTGGAGGTGTAAAGAGATTGCTCCATGATGAACGGCTTTTGGCATGTTCACCTCTGAAGGATGACACTACCGAGCATATTCCTATTATTCCTATGGCCAGTCCAAGACCTATGGAAAAGCTCATATAAAAATCGAAGTTATTGGCAAAAACCGTTTCAACCGTTTCCATGCCCGGATGCCATCTATGGAGAATTCCATGCTCGAAAAGAACAGGGTTGGCAGCAAAGGTGATGATAATTCCGATTAATCCACCGATTACAGCCCAGAATGGTAAAACCATTCCTATGAAAAACAGTCCCAGATCAAACTGAATACCGGTCGCAACCGCTGGAAGAATTTTTTCCGTGTAGGGTGTTAGTTCAATCCATGGAATCGGAATCAATCGTATCGGCTCTGTAAAAATCAGTCCGGATACTGCAGGCAAGAGTACATAGATTGAACCGAAAGCCAGCCCTATGACTCCTCCTATCGAGAATACGCGCCATTTCCAACTGGCAGCCTTTTCTTCTGTTGATTCTGCAAGAGCCATTGTTCCTAAAGCTCCTACAGGGGCCATAGGGAAAGGCAGTTTTTCAACATCGGATGTAATGCGATACAAGGCGTAACCAAGTCCGAAATGGTCAATTCGTTGAACTATTTGCGAACCGATCAATAACAATATGGGGATAAGCCAGTCGCGATGGAAAAAAGTTCTTTGCAATAATGATTCAGAACCGGGTTGCGGAGCAATCCATGTCGGGATAAACTCTGTCAGTCCCAGCATTCTGGCCGCATCGGATTGCACAAGGTACTGTTGCCACAGTAATCCGGAGAAAGGTGAGGCTAATGCCGCACCCGCCATATAGTAGAGCAGAAATATTTCCTGCTGTTTGAGTTCAGTGTATGAGCGTTTGGCTATTTCGGCAAAAAGAATAATTGTAACCCATCTGGCGGCTGGGCCGATTCCCTGACCGATGACAAGTTGCAAATACATACTGCCCGGCATCATCAGAAAGCCGATGAAAACCGCGCCGACAATCGTTTTCCAGTCAAAACCCTCTTCAAAATGGTCAGGTGCTTTGAGTAGGTCCCGGTATTCTTGTAATTCTTTATCGTTATTCATTTTTAAATTTCCGCTACTTTTATTGGCATAAAATTAGTCAATAGCTTTAACCCGGAAGTACCTGATAGCTTTGTCCCGCCCATAGTCCATATAATGCCCATGCTCCGCCCATTAAAAAATCGCCCATTATCAAACCGAAAAATAAGTACCGGACTTTTTTAAATAATCCGACTCCGCCGTAGCGTAAGGTGAGCTGATTAAACATCCACCCCAGAAAAAAGCTGAACCAGAGAATTTTCATAGCCGAACTGTATGCTGTAAGATATCCGATTGGATGGAGAGGCCACCATGGGAGCCTGTTGTAGGCAAGAACCAGTATCAGCATGACAATTGCCCCGATTGTCGCGAAAGTTGTTACCCACTCGGAAGCAGCAGCAGGTTCTTGAATGACCCGTACTACGTTATCGTAAACTGTCATCGATGTACTTGTTGCCCAATCAAGCTGAAGTTCACGAATGCCGTATTTATAGCAGATAAAGAGCATAGCTGCGAAAGACACAGCAACCCCGGCTAGCAGGATTATTATTATTCCTGAAAGAAAAAGTCGTTTATTTTTAATCCATTCATTAATTTTTGATCCATGAACAAGGGACGGCATTAAAGATTCTCTAAGGTCGACAAAAAGAATCTTTTGGCACATGGCCGTAACTGCAATTCCTACAGCTCCGAAAAACTTGGTTCCAAATATTGCGGTAACGCCGTCAATAGGGGCGGCAGTCAATGTGAAATACGCAATACCACCCTGACAGATGGCTTTTGAAGCGACTACGGTGAAGACAAAGAAGGCCGTAAGGACCAGCAGAGCCATAAGCATCGGTACACCGAAATTAACGCACCATGCTACCAGCAGCGAGCCTGAAATCATCAGTCCCCAGAATGAAAACCGCAGGGACATCCATTCGGAATCTCCTTTAGTTTGCTTGCCTCCGAAGGCTTCACGCAGAACTTGCCTGAGATGCTGTCTGGCGAGCCATACGATAAACAAAAAGAAAATCAGATATGCGCCGATCATTTGAGTTTCTTCCGGACGGGTCAAAGTAGGTCCGAAAGTTACGCCAAGTGATGAGGCAGGAATATTTAATCCCGCGATATTCAGGATTCCGTAAAAAAGACCTCCAATCAGAAAGAAGAACCAGAAGCTGAAGGAAATCTGGCGTGACGCAAGGAACGCAAACCCTACAAACGCCGGATAGAAATAAATTTTCATTTTGGTAAAGCCTGAAAACAAGCCAGTTTTGGCGAAATATTTACCTGCAAGTATTAATGTAGGCATTTCAGGAACTGACGGAATATAAAAATGAAGTCCGTTCATTGTGTGCAACGCAATGCAGAAAAATAACCCGATTAGGAAAAATTTATTGGTTAAAAATGAACCGTATAATCCTTGATCAAGAGCTTCTTCCATAAATTTAGGTAGTTGAAGAAGTGGAAAGTTAATGCGCTCGTTTTCCACCCATTGCCTGCTGAAAATATTTGTCAGGCAGAGCATCATGAAATAGCAGAGCAGTATAAAAGCAGCCCACCATAAAAGCGGAGTAATCCATGCAGACCAGGGGATGGCCCTGATGAGGTCTGTTGTATCCATGAATGAGCCGCCTTTAATTCCGTTGTAGAGGCTCTCGACAACTTTTGGGTCTGTCGGGTGCAATGATGGCGGGAGTACAGGCTGAAGCAGCTCTTTCCACCTGTTGCCGATGGTTGCAAAATGGATAGGTGCGGTAAGGTTGATGAAAAAAGTTCTTGCCAGACCTGTAAACGCTATGCCGGAAACAATAACTGTCAGTATCCACATGGTCATCAGATCCAGTCCAGTCAAAAGCGGAGCTGAACGGAA
This window harbors:
- a CDS encoding MerR family transcriptional regulator; the encoded protein is MFKLEINNKCAGVMSSQNLSLREVSRRLGIPPSTIVYYKDKYSKFIPSTGNGSRRQKYSVNVLEIFRRIREMYGMNWSTEQIENELSIKFGMLINHIKNEQQVISDAGLNAGSDMQTVIQGLASVIEKVSDLLSSQVLFQSEIRDLRDEVASLRSEKHKLEAQVNERVLDLAMEIGQLKRDRVELFRLLRKGGVSSGPDESSFPSTAYLERPLVIRNSEGEYLGVAGKGRKHFSLEDFVKLLENSVNSHRSVDLKWEKKDSSWVLVITAHEDVSGDEKSIVLVTEENVTPNNNTVVRIVTMNINDKNVPDALLFSLFKQIRDSFVR
- a CDS encoding peptide transporter, coding for MNNDKELQEYRDLLKAPDHFEEGFDWKTIVGAVFIGFLMMPGSMYLQLVIGQGIGPAARWVTIILFAEIAKRSYTELKQQEIFLLYYMAGAALASPFSGLLWQQYLVQSDAARMLGLTEFIPTWIAPQPGSESLLQRTFFHRDWLIPILLLIGSQIVQRIDHFGLGYALYRITSDVEKLPFPMAPVGALGTMALAESTEEKAASWKWRVFSIGGVIGLAFGSIYVLLPAVSGLIFTEPIRLIPIPWIELTPYTEKILPAVATGIQFDLGLFFIGMVLPFWAVIGGLIGIIITFAANPVLFEHGILHRWHPGMETVETVFANNFDFYMSFSIGLGLAIGIIGICSVVSSFRGEHAKSRSSWSNLFTPPEGRGDINFWFSIAIYLFSTLAYVGMCLFLVPNFPWIFFLLYGFIYTPIISYISARMEGIAGQFVSLPLVREASFIAGAKFFGYQGIEIWYAPIPIHNYGEATVHFREIELTGTSIRGIIKAELVVFPVVMIASLLFSQFIWQLAPIPSSNYPYAQELWHLQALNTLLMQTSTLDGNSLFFQALSGTVIFSGIGLGLVLYGILNILGLPIMLIYGVVRGLGQSTPHAFILEVIGALIGRYFFQKKYGTMWRQYAPVLLAGFSCGMGLTGMFAMGCTLILKSLGKMAY
- a CDS encoding response regulator, which encodes MLKILVVEDELASRKFITHMMEAYGHCDIAVDGIKGVIMFEESMLNGEKYDLICMDIMMPEMDGQEALKKMREIEKKHSILPKDEAKVIMTTALSDPKTVLEAYYKGGATYYLVKPISTDKIKNIMADILDSK
- a CDS encoding HD domain-containing protein, whose translation is MKTFKKIFTDFSTTYIENADKNELQAYTLKYEHSLRVLENCQGICQSLNLDKNLTLTANIAALFHDTGRFPQYLKYKTFNDANSCNHALLGVKHILRKQLLANLPKSQLRIILGSIALHNRNELPARLPEQLRITTEIIRDSDKIDIMGILLAHMKNVKPSSSVPLMDLKEIPGQLTESVLSSLEKGKQVSYGEMRCLNDFRLLLLSWAYGLNFEWSKKQMVERGIVETLFSQLPKTTRVEKLFFPIMCRLKN
- a CDS encoding DUF6785 family protein, which codes for MHGNIRKRAIALGIIFGLLICAFTPFNNAYLNATPLAGGHFPLAPFFILAWLTAISALHHKIFRSAPLLTGLDLMTMWILTVIVSGIAFTGLARTFFINLTAPIHFATIGNRWKELLQPVLPPSLHPTDPKVVESLYNGIKGGSFMDTTDLIRAIPWSAWITPLLWWAAFILLCYFMMLCLTNIFSRQWVENERINFPLLQLPKFMEEALDQGLYGSFLTNKFFLIGLFFCIALHTMNGLHFYIPSVPEMPTLILAGKYFAKTGLFSGFTKMKIYFYPAFVGFAFLASRQISFSFWFFFLIGGLFYGILNIAGLNIPASSLGVTFGPTLTRPEETQMIGAYLIFFLFIVWLARQHLRQVLREAFGGKQTKGDSEWMSLRFSFWGLMISGSLLVAWCVNFGVPMLMALLVLTAFFVFTVVASKAICQGGIAYFTLTAAPIDGVTAIFGTKFFGAVGIAVTAMCQKILFVDLRESLMPSLVHGSKINEWIKNKRLFLSGIIIILLAGVAVSFAAMLFICYKYGIRELQLDWATSTSMTVYDNVVRVIQEPAAASEWVTTFATIGAIVMLILVLAYNRLPWWPLHPIGYLTAYSSAMKILWFSFFLGWMFNQLTLRYGGVGLFKKVRYLFFGLIMGDFLMGGAWALYGLWAGQSYQVLPG
- a CDS encoding HD-GYP domain-containing protein is translated as MLEKIQTENIQKGMYIVCSANNYPPLPSKIANTYVTTKDVILTLLRCDIKEVLIDSYKSSIRESIQQTPYSDEILFARETYAQIIKLVQNIFKTVEERRDIDIDEYKKKVTPLLDSIERNSNAAASLTILLQSDQYIFAHSLNTAILSAVLGRFLGHSTESLKDLIVSALLMNIGEIWIPDNILKKHGKLIQKEFSIIKQHPALACEYLNTQDNIPQNIIETIYSHHEREDCSGYPEGSAGNKIPKFARIISICDSYDAMTSSRPYREAMTPNMAIKHLYSMKDSSFHTPYLESFIKCIGIYPTGCFVKLSDGRYGVVMKNTPSAPLLPEIKIVFDSRLRAILPEYINLLQEDAGNTDSSLEIIECIHPKTFKLELDRFLW
- a CDS encoding PqqD family protein codes for the protein MFGRKKKRIIPEMTRGEALACKPVKNLDIEETRTDHNKVILAYPLRLKPIFSGIAKKYGLWKEGRSPMKRLELDDMGTMVWDMIDGKNSVKKISAAFAEKYTVLPREAEVATASFLKDLGKRGLIAFDIK
- a CDS encoding Tim44 domain-containing protein; protein product: MKLLGYMVLPLITICLLVAMTGDANAKRFGGGSSFGSKPSFSRSFSKPTTSSFSNSKQSSAAGAPSQQGGFARPGMGLMGGLLAGTFLGSMLGGGMGGGGGIFNILIIGALIYFGFKFLKSRSGGSSSVFGQTSSNQQQTPPNQPYNVDPFARREQNSKSAWDHLSSKPASAPRVEPVSHDQVSPEIGVPAGFDTEDFLEGAKAMYTRLQKSWDARDLADIEYFATKGVVDEIKRQAAEDPAPSKTDIMLINARLLEVKDEGSSTSATVYYDVLLREDANQSQPAQVREVWTFTKENTNSAMWKLDGLQQLED
- a CDS encoding Hpt domain-containing protein, which gives rise to MANKIKETINSELERLVGRFMRNTDLEIATLVAAFKKSDFLAINRIGHNIKGTALNYGFKHLAEIGRSIEKAGADEDVENIERLLLCLKDYVVCVEIEFEED